In Pseudomonas sp. MTM4, one genomic interval encodes:
- the tal gene encoding transaldolase, translating into MTSKLEQLKQFTTVVADTGDLDAIARLQPVDATTNPSLLLKAAALPRYAEHLQAAMSRCGGDIGLGCDLFAVAVGQEVLKLIPGRISTEVDARLSFDTQAMVQRGERLIGLYEQAGIARDRVLVKLASTWEGIRAAEQLEKSGIQTNLTLLFSFTQAVACAEAGVFLISPFVGRIYDWYKKHEGRDYTGSEDPGVLSVSRIYDYYKTHGYDTVVMGASFRNTGQIEALAGCDRLTISPELLSQLAQEEGSLERKLSPGRASEPRVTLDESSFRWGLNEDPMATEKLAEGIRQFARDQEKLEALLEAKR; encoded by the coding sequence ATGACATCCAAGCTGGAACAACTCAAGCAGTTCACCACCGTCGTCGCCGACACCGGCGATCTCGATGCCATCGCCCGCTTGCAGCCGGTCGATGCCACCACTAATCCTTCGCTGTTGCTCAAGGCCGCCGCCCTGCCCCGTTACGCGGAACATCTGCAGGCCGCCATGTCCCGTTGTGGCGGTGACATCGGGCTAGGCTGCGATCTATTCGCCGTCGCGGTTGGCCAGGAAGTGCTCAAGCTGATCCCCGGGCGGATTTCCACTGAGGTCGATGCGCGGCTTTCGTTCGATACCCAGGCGATGGTGCAGCGCGGCGAACGCCTGATCGGCCTGTACGAACAAGCAGGTATCGCGCGGGACCGCGTGCTGGTCAAACTGGCCTCCACTTGGGAAGGCATCCGCGCCGCCGAGCAATTGGAAAAATCCGGCATCCAGACCAATCTGACGCTGCTGTTCTCCTTCACCCAAGCGGTCGCCTGCGCCGAAGCCGGCGTGTTCCTCATTTCGCCGTTCGTGGGCCGGATCTACGACTGGTACAAGAAACATGAAGGTCGTGATTACACAGGCAGCGAAGATCCAGGCGTGCTGTCGGTCAGCCGGATCTATGACTACTACAAGACCCACGGCTACGACACGGTGGTGATGGGAGCGAGCTTCCGCAATACGGGGCAGATCGAAGCCCTGGCGGGCTGTGACCGTCTGACGATAAGTCCCGAGCTGCTCAGCCAGCTGGCACAGGAAGAAGGTTCGCTAGAACGTAAGTTGTCGCCAGGCCGCGCATCTGAGCCGCGCGTCACACTGGATGAGAGCAGTTTCCGCTGGGGTTTGAACGAAGACCCGATGGCGACCGAAAAGCTGGCCGAAGGCATCCGCCAGTTCGCTCGTGATCAGGAGAAACTCGAGGCTCTGCTGGAAGCTAAGCGCTAG
- the rssC gene encoding anti-sigma factor antagonist RssC: protein MSTGKIQFAEQDGTFVLKFVGEIRLTLCSALDATIEKIFSSLNFSAIVIDLTESRSIDSTTLGLLAKLSILSSQKIGMLPTLVTTHADITRLLQSMGFDQVFNIVDQPLPSPEQLADLPSQDQSEDVVKNKVLEAHRILMSLNDSNREAFRDLVTALERS from the coding sequence ATGAGCACTGGTAAGATCCAGTTCGCCGAGCAGGACGGCACGTTCGTTCTCAAATTCGTCGGCGAAATCCGACTGACGCTTTGCTCGGCATTGGACGCTACGATCGAAAAAATCTTCTCGTCGCTGAACTTCTCGGCGATCGTCATCGACCTCACCGAAAGCCGCAGCATCGACAGCACGACATTGGGGCTGCTGGCCAAGCTGTCGATTCTGTCCAGCCAGAAGATCGGCATGTTGCCTACGCTGGTTACGACGCACGCTGATATCACGCGTCTGTTGCAGTCGATGGGCTTCGATCAGGTATTCAATATCGTCGATCAGCCGCTGCCATCGCCAGAGCAGCTTGCCGACCTGCCTAGCCAGGATCAGTCGGAAGACGTGGTGAAGAACAAAGTGCTCGAGGCCCACCGTATTTTGATGAGCCTCAATGACTCCAATCGCGAGGCCTTTCGTGACCTCGTGACGGCACTCGAGCGCTCCTGA
- the dusA gene encoding tRNA dihydrouridine(20/20a) synthase DusA yields MENRPAPITTPRSPSRRFSVAPMMDWTDHHCRYFLRQLSRHALLYTEMVTTGALINGDAERFLRHDEAEYPLALQLGGSVPAELAACAKMAEAAGYDEVNLNVGCPSDRVQNNMIGACLMGHPALVADCMKAMRDAVGIDVTVKHRIGINGRDSYAELCDFVGQVREAGCRSFTVHARIAILEGLSPKENREVPPLRYDIAAQLKDDFPDLEIILNGGIKTLDECEAHLQRFDGVMLGREAYHNPYLLAQVDARLFGSHDPVISRAEALARMRPYIQRHLEVGGSMHHITRHVLGLGLGFPGARRFRQLLSVDIHKTKEPLILLDQAIGLLEGR; encoded by the coding sequence ATGGAAAACCGTCCTGCCCCGATAACCACGCCCCGCTCGCCATCACGCCGCTTCTCCGTCGCGCCCATGATGGATTGGACCGATCACCATTGCCGGTACTTTCTGCGTCAACTTTCCCGACACGCCCTGCTCTACACCGAAATGGTTACGACCGGTGCGCTGATCAATGGCGATGCGGAGCGTTTCCTTCGTCATGACGAAGCGGAATATCCCCTTGCGTTGCAACTCGGCGGCAGCGTGCCGGCGGAGCTGGCAGCGTGCGCAAAGATGGCCGAAGCGGCGGGCTACGACGAGGTAAATCTCAACGTCGGCTGCCCCAGTGATCGCGTGCAGAACAACATGATCGGTGCCTGCCTGATGGGCCATCCGGCGCTGGTGGCCGATTGCATGAAAGCGATGCGGGACGCCGTCGGCATCGACGTGACAGTCAAACATCGAATCGGCATCAACGGGCGCGACAGCTACGCCGAGCTCTGCGACTTCGTCGGTCAGGTTCGCGAAGCGGGTTGCCGCAGTTTTACTGTGCACGCGCGCATTGCCATTCTCGAGGGGCTGTCGCCCAAAGAGAATCGCGAGGTTCCACCCTTGCGTTACGACATTGCCGCGCAGCTCAAAGACGATTTTCCGGACTTGGAAATCATCCTCAACGGCGGCATCAAGACGCTGGACGAATGCGAGGCGCATCTCCAACGCTTCGATGGTGTGATGCTTGGACGCGAGGCCTATCACAATCCGTATTTGCTCGCTCAGGTGGACGCCCGGCTGTTCGGCAGTCATGACCCGGTCATCAGCCGCGCCGAGGCACTAGCGCGGATGCGGCCTTATATCCAGCGGCACCTCGAAGTGGGCGGCTCGATGCATCACATCACGCGCCATGTTTTGGGGCTGGGTCTGGGCTTTCCAGGTGCGCGACGTTTCCGTCAGTTGTTATCGGTCGATATCCATAAGACGAAGGAGCCGTTGATCCTTCTCGATCAGGCGATCGGCCTGCTCGAAGGACGTTGA